GTTCAGAAACAGAATTTGTAACTCCAAAGAAACATTGTTGTGACTATAAAACTATCAATACGGATAAAACACCAATTGAAATCAATGATGATAGTGACAGTGATGATACTCCAATTATTACAAAGCATAAACATTCTCCCATTAAATCATCCAGTAGATTAAATGGTACATGCAGCAGTAGAGAAAAATCATTTACATGTTATTCACCGACTTATTCATCACCTAAAACTCAACAGTTTTATGACGAATTAAATATGGGTTATTTtggtaaaaataagaaaagggGGCAAAAGACTGCAATGCCTCAACGGTATACCACTTTAAACAAAACTCATCGTTTGAAAGAAAAGACTCAGTATGAAGAATTATTACAGAACTTTCTCCCACACAGGATACATGTTATATGTGATAAATATGAAGAGAAAACGCCAATGCCAGATGTGGTAGAAGTAATAGATTTAGAAAAGTCCGATTCTTCAACTCCAGTCTCTAAAGTTCAACAAATGTCTAGAAAAGAGGACACATTACGAACACAGTGGCATAcaacaaacaaagaaaaacgaaataaagaaaAGGCAAATAAAGAACCAGTGGTTATTACTGTAGATAATGATGAGAAAGATGAGACAGTACATTCCATTTATAATAAAGCACAGTCGTCTAAAAGGAGTATTAATGTGGAAACATCAACAACAAATAAACATTATGAATATGTGGCTACAAATACATTACGAGATCAATTATCAGCAAAAGCAGTCATCAGAGATGATTTTGTTCCACAAGTAGCGAAAAGGTACAATGAACGGATAGAGCAACGATACAAGGAAGTTGAAGAACTTAAAAAGATGACATGTGTATTATCTAAACATAATCGTTTAGCACGAGAAGCTGCTTTGGAAGAGCATTTAGCTCGTTCCATGCGGTTATGTGAAGCTGTTCTCGATGAAAGAGAAGATGAATCAATATTACCTTCTTTAACAGAGGAAATGATGCAAGATGTGAAGAATGCTCTTATTCCTCGTCCACCAGATGAAGTTCTTGTCGAAGGTTTTGGTTTAAGAATCACAAGAAAAGACATTCATACATTGGCTGATTTAAATTGGTTAAATgatgaagtaattaatttttatatgaatttattaatagctAGAAGTACTGGTGACAAATATCCAAAAGTACATGCTATGAATACATTTTTCTATCCAAAATTGATCTCAGGTGGACATACATCTCTCAAGCGATGGACaaggaaaattgatattttttcacAAGATCTTATAGTTGTTCCTATACATTTAGGTATTCATTGGTGTATGTCAATAATTGACTTTAGAGATAAGTCTATTCGTTATTATGATAGTATGGGTGGCAATAACCTAAAATGTTTATCAGCATTGCGACAATATTTAGAAGATGAAAGTTTggacaaaaagaaacaaacatatAATACCAGTAACTGGAAGTTAGAGTGTGCCAAAAATATTCCACAACAAATGAATGGAAGTGATTGTGGTGTTTTTTCTTGTATGTTTGCTGAATATATTTGTGCAAATAAGAAAATCACATTTACGCAACAGGACATGccatattttcgaaataagatggtgtatgaaatattgaagtccaaacttttataaaaatagtaattatttcAGTAATGGTTGATAGTGAATGTCCTACATATGTTGTTATAACTTCCATaaatcacaaaatattttagCATAAAAGGATTTACTACTGCGTAGAATACAAACTATTGTTTGTATTACTACTATTAAACAGTCTCACAGTATAATTTCTGTTTGCGATCAGAAAAAAatttggtttgatacaggaTTTTCAGTTTTGTTAATATGCCAAAAAAATGTTACTAGTGCTTATAATTGATAACACAACattctaataaatcatttttttctctcagcagtaatacattattttgtaaaaaaatttattcctACTAAATTTGGCAATTAAGTAACTTTTGTAAAGAACAAATGAATCAGATGTGTTATAATGttttgtttcgaataaatgtaaaattataaatatatttaaggtACATACATTTATGTAATTCATCATTTACATTATTCATGCTACAGGaaatacacatttttaattattttgtattaaaattacataaaaagtatgtttttatactaaaaaattttataattttttctacTAAACaagattatttctataataataacttGATGAAATGATCACTAATCTGATAATATAATCCAGAATAAAACAATTGTATataagaaaaatcaattttgaaagtttGTCAAGTAAAAGTATCAAAGTACTTTTAAATATGTcttatattgtacatattagtCACCATTTTTgcctataataaatattaataacatgcTATAACTTATCCATTGATTTATCTTCTAATTTTCAATCTGTATTATAGTATaggaaaaagtataaataatgtttgtacatattaatacaaataaaaataacccAGACTAAGACAGACATTTAAATGAGACTCGAGtacatataatttaacaaattgtCAACACTAATGTATTAAAAACGAAAGCCTCGCTatgagtaattttatttaattccattttattatatcatgtCTTGTTAGACTGTAATTAAGTATTACATGGTATCAGGTTGATAATATtccatataaataatttatcgcaaaattatgtacataattttcttatttgtaattttaatcacgtaaaataatataatatctacCATaagtattgtaattaatattcttcaataaataaattattttataaaatctgtGTTTTAAGATTGTAACCTAAAAAAACCTTATCGTATACGGAACGTATAACTTGGAAGCCGAATAATAACAAatcgatatttttcttttcactcAAGCAAAGATGAGCGATTACAGCATAGTAACAtcagattttgtaaatttatctATTACTAATTCTAATCAACAATATTATGTAGAACGAAGATTTCAAAAAGGTATAACAATAGATGAATTTAAGGTAAGAACATTTTTAAGATGATTTTCACTATTGTTTAATTGCTTTTGGTATTatgtattaattgaatatttcataatagGGTAAATTAGAGCTTGTTACCGGTGGTAATCCAAATACAATGGTAGTTCAAGTTTTTGATaagaatgataaattaatttgcaCATTGAATGATGGTCAACGACTTTTGGGATCATATCCCATTGATGATGGAATGCGAAtacatgtaaaataaatttgttattttcctTTAGtacacaaaattttattatctattaataaaaggtaataataatgtaaatgtgTAATAATTTTTAGGTAATTGATAATTTTTCACGTACtgaagaaaatttgaatgatGTTGAAAAGTTTGAGATATCCGAAGAAGAATATGCTAAAAGGAcaggtaaattaatttaaatatgtatgtaattatatatatttatataatctgtttttaatacattttatacttCTCATTCACTTTctgataaaatgataatttattcTCCATAACAAGTAATCTAAAAAGCAATGaccattataaaaatttatcattaaaagagtgggaaaataatgaatgtaatataCATAAGTTGTTTGAGTCTATATCATTTTTCCATATTGTAGACACTGTAAAAGCATtcttagaaaaaaataaattaggaaaatataacaaggaaaaaatggaaagaaaagcagaagagaaaagacaagaagaagaagcagaagctGCAGCAGCTAAGTTATGCCACGTTGGTGATCGTTGTGAAGTTTCTGTACCAAACCAACCAACACGAAGAGCTTCTATTATGTATGTTGGTGAGTAATgcgattaatttctatttattgttTGGTGTCAATTCATTTATAGTTAATGAATGTAGTTCGTTTTATTTATAGgtaaaacagaatttaaagAAGGTTGGTGGGTTGGAGTAAAATATGATGAACCACTTGGTAAAAATGATGGAACGTAAGATTATAATTGATGGTATATTTCTCTACAATTTCATGTAGATAcacgtttaatattttatattttttattatagtgtcaatggtaaaaaatatttcgagtgTTTACCAAAATATGGTGGATTTGTAAAACCAATGCATGTAAAAGTCGGAGATTTTCCAGAAGAGGAATTTGATTTAAACGAAGAactttaaaatactaaaattattcTACTAATTTTTTTCCATATTAAAAGCTACAACTCATGAATTCtccaaaattaataatatttattatacactgtaacatttaatattttcttcgttttattatGTCTGGTCTCCAATTAACGGGATGCGTTTCTTCCGTCTGAAAATATGGATGAAAAAGAATGTAATTTCACTGTTTGATTATTGCACAAATAATTTGTGATAAGTCAATTATTCTTACAGCTGTGTCATCTtctttataaacttttattgttttatcagcTTCTGTTGTAATCATTCTGGTACCAGACATGTCAAATGTAATACTAAATACTCCAGCTTCACTATCCATTGAACCAGGTTGAACTGGTGCTTGTAAACGTTGAAAATTATaccttaaaataaatagaattgtcataaataatactaaaatttaaataaaataatacagaaattgtATGAATTTTACCCTGTCCTCCAGTCCCAAAGGTGCATAGTACCATTATCTGCTCCAGAAACTAGGACACCATCAGCATTTACAGCCAAACAATTAACTATAGCATTGTGACCagataaattttgtataaattttccTTCTGGACATTTCCACTGTTTAATGTTATCTGGAGATGCTGAGGCAAACATGTACCTAATAAACAGTACATATTAAATAAGTAAGAGCAGAAACTTGAATTCATTAACGTagtaaaatatttgagaaaaaaCATACATACAATGATGGATGGAAAGTTACAGCTCTTACACTTTTCTTATGATTTGTTAAAGTAGCTCTAGATTTTCCTGCAGCTAAATCCCACAATCTTATGGTACAGTCATGGCTTCCAGTAACAATCTAGTATAAAAAAAAGTGTACTTTAGTTTtatcatttaaaagaaaactgaaagattaaaatgaaaagtacCTGTGGTTCAACAGCTTGACAAATAACACTAGCAACTGTGTTAGTGTGACCTGCAAGCGTGTGTACATTTGCCTTAGTTCGCATGTCCCATACTCTTGCAGTTGAATCTCTACCTGCAGTTACTAGTACATCTATACTAGGATGTAATGCTATTGAATATACTGCTGATAAATGACCGTGATAATGCCTTATAACCTGTACATAAAATGCAGTTATAGTTAGAAGAAATAGGGTgtcacatatttaaaatatatttagctATTAACCTTATTATATTCAAGATCCCAACATTTCACTTGTCGATCTTCTccacaagaaaataaatatggGTGGCGTTGAGAAAATGCTAATCCACGAACACTGCTTATATGACCAGTCAAAGAAACTTTCAGTTTACCACTTGCAAGATCCCATatctaaaataattgaataaaaataattggaaaggtaagtaaagtaaattaaaaatgagaataattaatctaaagaaaaagaagaaaagaatgggAGGAAGAATACTATGTTTAgattagattaattttttagaatattggTTATTGATTTTTTAGATTAAAATAGAACCAAGTGTAACAAAACGAAAAATCTTACTTTAATTACTCTATCTGCTGAACCAGTAGCAAACCATTCATTTCCTGGTTCAACAGCACAACACCGTACCCAACCGAGATGGCCACTGATAACTCTATATAGTTTCCACGGTGCGTGCCATTTTGGTTTAGCCATAGATGGTGTCTTTTTTTGTGGtatcattacaatattattaagcGTATTTCCTCCTGCATTTGTTTGAGTTACAGCTCCATTTGTATTGTGTATGGGATTATAAGGTATCATTGCAGTGGTATTACTTCCACCAAAAGATTCATctgaaaatcatatttttattattaatgataattaaattcgtatgaatatgtataattaaaatacataccaCCAGGTGGAGGAGGGTCTGCATTTTCAGGTTCATTTTGCATTTTTgctaaattatttgattttactcgTTCTAATATAGGACCATAGCAATCTTTAGCTTTTACAGAATTCTTCATCCTTAATCTATGAAAGATTAACATATTATGTGAATGTTTGTTGTTTAtgtattcattattcaaaatGTACTTACAAATTAGGATCCACTGGTGGTAAAGTACCTTGATTTA
This is a stretch of genomic DNA from Nomia melanderi isolate GNS246 chromosome 1, iyNomMela1, whole genome shotgun sequence. It encodes these proteins:
- the TBCB gene encoding tubulin-binding cofactor B, which encodes MSDYSIVTSDFVNLSITNSNQQYYVERRFQKGITIDEFKGKLELVTGGNPNTMVVQVFDKNDKLICTLNDGQRLLGSYPIDDGMRIHVIDNFSRTEENLNDVEKFEISEEEYAKRTDTVKAFLEKNKLGKYNKEKMERKAEEKRQEEEAEAAAAKLCHVGDRCEVSVPNQPTRRASIMYVGKTEFKEGWWVGVKYDEPLGKNDGTVNGKKYFECLPKYGGFVKPMHVKVGDFPEEEFDLNEEL
- the LOC116427612 gene encoding uncharacterized protein LOC116427612, producing MLIFDLLRKLFGWVDEAPRKRRAVSFSSETEFVTPKKHCCDYKTINTDKTPIEINDDSDSDDTPIITKHKHSPIKSSSRLNGTCSSREKSFTCYSPTYSSPKTQQFYDELNMGYFGKNKKRGQKTAMPQRYTTLNKTHRLKEKTQYEELLQNFLPHRIHVICDKYEEKTPMPDVVEVIDLEKSDSSTPVSKVQQMSRKEDTLRTQWHTTNKEKRNKEKANKEPVVITVDNDEKDETVHSIYNKAQSSKRSINVETSTTNKHYEYVATNTLRDQLSAKAVIRDDFVPQVAKRYNERIEQRYKEVEELKKMTCVLSKHNRLAREAALEEHLARSMRLCEAVLDEREDESILPSLTEEMMQDVKNALIPRPPDEVLVEGFGLRITRKDIHTLADLNWLNDEVINFYMNLLIARSTGDKYPKVHAMNTFFYPKLISGGHTSLKRWTRKIDIFSQDLIVVPIHLGIHWCMSIIDFRDKSIRYYDSMGGNNLKCLSALRQYLEDESLDKKKQTYNTSNWKLECAKNIPQQMNGSDCGVFSCMFAEYICANKKITFTQQDMPYFRNKMVYEILKSKLL
- the Tango4 gene encoding transport and golgi organization 4 produces the protein MDVQRHSVHTLVFRSLKRTHDMFLLNQGTLPPVDPNLLRMKNSVKAKDCYGPILERVKSNNLAKMQNEPENADPPPPGDESFGGSNTTAMIPYNPIHNTNGAVTQTNAGGNTLNNIVMIPQKKTPSMAKPKWHAPWKLYRVISGHLGWVRCCAVEPGNEWFATGSADRVIKIWDLASGKLKVSLTGHISSVRGLAFSQRHPYLFSCGEDRQVKCWDLEYNKVIRHYHGHLSAVYSIALHPSIDVLVTAGRDSTARVWDMRTKANVHTLAGHTNTVASVICQAVEPQIVTGSHDCTIRLWDLAAGKSRATLTNHKKSVRAVTFHPSLYMFASASPDNIKQWKCPEGKFIQNLSGHNAIVNCLAVNADGVLVSGADNGTMHLWDWRTGYNFQRLQAPVQPGSMDSEAGVFSITFDMSGTRMITTEADKTIKVYKEDDTATEETHPVNWRPDIIKRRKY